A genomic region of Leptolyngbya sp. NIES-2104 contains the following coding sequences:
- a CDS encoding anti-sigma factor domain-containing protein, whose amino-acid sequence MNHEERCFCELAPLYVLALLDEAERAWVEQQAAASPELAAELAELQATVGAISYSAPLVPVPTNLKDRLFERLNQSSSIPDESLSEVRQNSAERERTAQRRNRWRSRWTQKTARQAVLGAAAIGVVILGIDHYRLRQTAQVNQNIVKTLQQPNTRFYTLRGTDKAANASGSVVINSSQNALVVSIQNLPDLPAGQAYRLWAIPQGSTQPALCGQFRSDEAATGQWSRLQADCGTPATQLLMTAESVVAPPIPAGPLVMKSLL is encoded by the coding sequence ATGAACCACGAAGAACGCTGCTTTTGTGAACTTGCTCCCCTTTATGTTCTCGCCTTACTGGACGAAGCAGAGCGGGCTTGGGTGGAGCAACAAGCGGCAGCATCCCCAGAGTTAGCGGCTGAGTTGGCAGAACTTCAAGCTACCGTTGGGGCAATTTCCTACAGCGCTCCGTTAGTCCCTGTACCCACGAACTTGAAAGATCGGCTGTTTGAACGGCTGAATCAATCTTCTTCAATTCCTGATGAGTCATTGTCTGAGGTCAGGCAAAATTCTGCTGAACGGGAACGAACCGCGCAACGAAGGAATCGTTGGCGATCGCGGTGGACACAGAAAACTGCAAGGCAGGCTGTTTTAGGCGCGGCTGCGATCGGGGTTGTGATTCTTGGAATTGACCATTATCGGCTACGGCAAACAGCACAAGTCAATCAGAATATTGTCAAAACCTTGCAGCAACCAAACACTCGTTTTTATACCTTGCGAGGAACTGACAAAGCAGCAAATGCTTCGGGTAGCGTCGTGATTAATTCGAGCCAAAATGCTTTAGTGGTATCGATTCAGAATTTGCCCGACTTACCAGCAGGTCAAGCTTATCGGCTATGGGCAATCCCCCAAGGCAGCACCCAACCCGCTCTGTGTGGGCAGTTTAGAAGTGACGAAGCAGCAACCGGGCAATGGTCGCGCCTGCAAGCAGACTGTGGAACACCTGCGACTCAGCTTTTGATGACAGCAGAATCAGTCGTAGCTCCGCCCATTCCGGCAGGTCCGCTCGTGATGAAAAGTTTGCTTTAA
- a CDS encoding DUF4394 domain-containing protein — MLSRFGIQDTGAIRDPINQFLSSSKLDLSDNTIGQYLRSLKKPSSKPDPTTADFVGLTAKDNLAFFNADNLSNVTTVKVKGLQQGETLLGVDFRPNTGQLFGVGSSNRLYTIDASSGKATQVGSGTFAVDLNGKAFGVDFNPVVDRIRVVSDAGQNLRINPDTGAIVDANPMLDGVQSDGNLNGATDSIVATAYTNSFTGTPNTVQYGINADTDQLFIQNPPNNGTQSLVGSLGVDFAAGSGFDIVFKNGVNSAFAASNSSLYSIDLQSGAATSLGHVKDGKKTIDLVSLAARSPIVKPDPAKAEFVGLTDSSDLAFFNANALNNVTQVDVKGLQQGETLVGIDFRPSTGQLFGIGSSDRLYTIDKVSGLATQVGTDPFAVDLNGKAFGVDFNPVVDRIRVVSDAGQNLRINPDTGAIVDANLMLDGVQPDGNLNGATHSIVAAAYTNNFAGTSSTTLYGINADTDQLFIQDPPNNGTQNLVGSLGIDFAAGAGFDIVSKNGSNNAFATSNSSFYSINLQSGAATLLGGIKDGVTPVKLVGFAATGL, encoded by the coding sequence GTGCTGAGTCGCTTTGGAATCCAAGACACTGGAGCGATTCGCGATCCCATCAACCAGTTTTTATCTTCCTCAAAATTAGATTTGTCGGATAACACCATCGGGCAGTATCTTCGATCGTTAAAGAAGCCTTCTTCTAAGCCTGATCCAACCACGGCTGATTTTGTTGGACTGACTGCTAAAGATAACTTAGCCTTCTTCAACGCTGATAATTTAAGCAATGTCACGACTGTGAAAGTCAAAGGACTACAACAGGGTGAAACTCTATTGGGTGTTGATTTCCGCCCGAATACAGGACAACTCTTTGGAGTCGGGAGCAGCAATCGCCTCTATACGATCGATGCAAGTTCTGGCAAAGCGACTCAAGTCGGGAGTGGCACTTTTGCAGTAGACCTGAATGGAAAAGCTTTCGGCGTTGACTTTAACCCGGTGGTCGATCGCATTCGAGTCGTCAGCGATGCGGGTCAAAATTTGCGGATTAATCCTGACACTGGAGCGATCGTAGATGCCAATCCGATGCTGGATGGAGTTCAGTCAGACGGTAACTTGAATGGTGCAACGGATTCAATTGTTGCAACCGCCTATACGAACAGTTTTACAGGCACTCCTAACACAGTTCAATACGGCATTAATGCCGACACTGATCAACTCTTCATCCAAAATCCGCCAAATAATGGCACTCAAAGCTTAGTCGGTTCACTAGGCGTTGATTTTGCAGCAGGTTCTGGCTTTGATATTGTCTTCAAAAATGGTGTAAACTCAGCCTTTGCCGCGTCTAATTCATCGCTCTACTCGATCGACCTGCAATCCGGAGCAGCAACCTCGCTCGGTCATGTCAAAGACGGGAAAAAGACAATTGACCTCGTTAGTCTTGCCGCAAGAAGTCCAATTGTGAAACCTGATCCTGCTAAAGCCGAGTTTGTTGGACTGACCGATTCTAGTGACTTAGCCTTCTTCAACGCCAACGCGCTTAACAACGTCACTCAAGTCGATGTCAAAGGGCTACAACAAGGTGAAACGCTAGTCGGCATCGATTTTCGACCCAGTACGGGACAACTCTTTGGCATTGGAAGCAGCGATCGCCTTTACACGATCGATAAAGTCAGCGGTCTGGCGACTCAAGTTGGCACTGACCCGTTTGCAGTCGATCTGAACGGTAAAGCTTTCGGCGTTGACTTTAACCCGGTCGTCGATCGCATTCGGGTGGTGAGTGATGCAGGTCAGAATTTGCGGATTAATCCTGATACCGGAGCGATCGTAGATGCGAACTTGATGCTGGATGGAGTTCAGCCAGATGGCAACTTGAATGGTGCGACTCACTCAATTGTTGCCGCAGCTTATACCAATAACTTTGCAGGAACAAGTTCAACGACACTGTACGGCATTAATGCAGACACCGATCAACTCTTCATTCAAGATCCGCCCAACAATGGGACTCAGAACTTAGTCGGTTCGTTAGGGATTGATTTTGCAGCGGGTGCTGGTTTTGATATCGTCTCCAAAAACGGCTCGAACAACGCGTTTGCGACATCTAATTCATCGTTCTACTCTATCAATCTGCAATCTGGAGCAGCAACCTTGCTGGGTGGCATCAAAGATGGAGTAACGCCCGTTAAGTTGGTGGGTTTTGCGGCGACCGGACTGTAA
- a CDS encoding dienelactone hydrolase family protein — protein sequence MKPITRRQFITTASLATGFALAVQPISKATITTDAAGLIAGAVKIPVQDGAIPAYRAAPAIGNNFPIVLVIQEIFGVHEHIQDVTRRFAKLGYLAIAPEMFVRQGDVSKLSSIEQIRSIVAKVPDAQVLSDLDATVDWAVKSAKGNADKLAITGFCWGGRITWLYAAHNSKVKTGAAWYGRLVGESTALTPKHPIDIAPTLKVPILGLYGGQDTGIPLSTVEKMRDNLKSSSSQSEIIVYPNAPHAFFADYRPSYREADAKDAWKRLQAWFKQHDV from the coding sequence ATGAAACCCATTACTCGCCGCCAGTTCATTACCACTGCTTCACTTGCTACAGGATTTGCCTTGGCAGTGCAGCCTATTTCTAAAGCGACGATTACTACAGACGCAGCAGGATTAATTGCCGGAGCCGTCAAGATTCCAGTTCAAGATGGCGCAATCCCAGCATACCGGGCTGCACCTGCAATTGGAAACAATTTCCCGATCGTACTGGTGATTCAAGAAATTTTTGGGGTGCATGAACACATTCAAGATGTCACTCGACGATTTGCAAAATTAGGATATCTTGCGATTGCACCAGAGATGTTTGTCCGTCAGGGTGACGTTTCAAAGCTGAGCAGCATTGAACAGATTCGCTCGATCGTGGCAAAAGTACCAGATGCTCAAGTGCTTTCTGATTTAGATGCAACCGTCGATTGGGCAGTCAAATCCGCTAAAGGAAATGCAGACAAACTGGCGATTACAGGCTTCTGCTGGGGAGGACGAATCACTTGGCTTTATGCCGCACACAATTCCAAGGTTAAAACTGGAGCCGCTTGGTACGGGCGATTAGTTGGTGAATCAACGGCGCTCACTCCAAAGCACCCGATCGATATTGCTCCAACGCTCAAAGTTCCAATTCTCGGATTGTATGGCGGTCAAGATACAGGTATCCCGCTCAGTACCGTTGAGAAGATGCGCGACAACTTAAAGTCGAGTTCAAGCCAGTCTGAGATCATTGTTTATCCCAATGCGCCTCATGCGTTCTTCGCGGACTATCGTCCCTCTTATCGAGAAGCAGACGCGAAAGATGCTTGGAAACGTCTTCAGGCTTGGTTTAAGCAGCATGATGTTTAG
- a CDS encoding HlyD family efflux transporter periplasmic adaptor subunit — MPERFDTRSPLTSKQSHSLDKPVDSEGQVLQAPKRIAPDQSWSNSAQELLDTLPRAWTKGLLYALIGFATIGLPWAAFSKVEETGSAKGQLEPQGKSFRLDAPVAGTVTRIHVKVGQTVKAGQVLLELDSDMVQNELQRTKEQLRGLRGQAVQFELVKRQQETAARSQLSASLRNDTLLRAKLAQDLNEVERYKELQRLGAVPQVKVVEMERTVLDSRQAVEQAKAELHQMQEERGRIIKELKARLISIDTEIAQTQNQIRALEPQLKQRAIRAPADGTVFELPIQRTGAVVQPSQLLAQVAPQSSPLILRAQLPSQESGFVKVGMPIKLKFDAYPFQDYGVVQGRLHWIAPDSKSVETPQGQAHVFEVEVSLDQDYISGQNQRIKLTPGQSAIAEIIVRERRVIDFALDPLKKLQRDGLKL; from the coding sequence ATGCCTGAGCGTTTTGATACTCGATCTCCGTTGACCTCTAAACAGTCCCATTCCCTTGATAAACCTGTGGATTCCGAAGGACAAGTTCTTCAAGCTCCTAAAAGGATTGCTCCAGATCAAAGCTGGTCAAACTCTGCTCAAGAATTACTCGATACACTTCCGCGAGCTTGGACAAAAGGATTGCTCTATGCCCTAATAGGATTTGCAACGATTGGACTTCCCTGGGCAGCATTCTCAAAAGTCGAGGAAACCGGAAGTGCAAAAGGACAACTTGAACCCCAGGGCAAGAGCTTTCGATTAGATGCTCCGGTTGCCGGAACCGTAACCCGAATTCATGTCAAAGTCGGACAAACCGTAAAAGCAGGGCAAGTTCTGCTAGAGCTAGATTCGGACATGGTGCAGAATGAGTTGCAGCGCACGAAAGAGCAGCTTAGAGGGCTACGAGGGCAAGCGGTTCAGTTTGAGCTAGTCAAACGTCAACAAGAAACTGCTGCACGATCGCAACTGAGTGCGAGTCTCAGAAACGATACGCTACTTCGAGCAAAACTCGCTCAAGATCTCAACGAAGTGGAACGCTACAAAGAACTACAGAGGCTTGGGGCTGTGCCTCAAGTCAAAGTGGTGGAAATGGAACGAACCGTACTCGACAGCCGACAAGCAGTAGAGCAGGCAAAAGCTGAACTTCATCAGATGCAAGAGGAACGGGGCAGAATCATCAAAGAACTCAAAGCGAGACTCATTTCAATCGATACAGAAATTGCTCAAACCCAGAACCAAATCAGAGCGCTGGAACCTCAGTTAAAACAGCGTGCCATTCGTGCGCCTGCTGACGGCACTGTGTTTGAGTTGCCGATTCAACGGACGGGGGCTGTGGTTCAACCGAGTCAATTGCTCGCTCAAGTTGCTCCCCAATCGTCTCCGCTGATTCTTCGTGCTCAATTACCGAGCCAAGAAAGCGGCTTCGTGAAAGTGGGAATGCCGATTAAACTTAAGTTTGATGCTTACCCGTTTCAGGATTATGGAGTGGTTCAAGGGCGGTTACACTGGATTGCACCGGATTCTAAATCGGTTGAAACGCCGCAAGGACAAGCCCACGTCTTTGAGGTGGAGGTGAGTCTGGATCAAGATTACATTTCAGGTCAGAACCAGCGAATTAAGCTGACTCCTGGGCAAAGCGCGATCGCAGAAATCATTGTACGAGAGCGTCGGGTAATTGATTTTGCACTCGATCCTCTGAAGAAACTGCAACGCGATGGATTGAAGCTATAA
- a CDS encoding peptidase domain-containing ABC transporter yields MTTKPPMIQQAFFPSPRVKAHQFWRGMAKRYPFFQQQSAADCGAACLVMVARYWGKRFSINRLRDIANVNREGASLRGLVSAAESIGFAARPVKASLKKLAEQDLPAIVHWEGNHYVVVYKVTHDRVILCDPAIGQRSLTHQEFKSGWTGYTLLLQPTVFLKEVDEDTQTIWQFFELVKPHRFVLFEVFVVSVLIQMIGLVTPLLTQLLLDRVIVQRSSVTLTAVGIGLLIFGLFRVAMTGLRQYLLDHTAQKIGLALVIGFIRHTFQLPLSFFESRYVGDILSRVQENNKIQRFLTGNALSIVLDVMTVFVYLSLMFWYNWRMALLTLTILPPMLLLTLIATPFLQRISREIFKAETAESSYLIQAVSGVRTVKSMAIEQTVRWRWEDLLSKAVRTSFAGQVLGNRLEILSATIETLFTTALLWFGAWQVIQNQLTIGQLVAFNLLVGNVISPFQRLITVWDDLQEVVIAIERINDVLEAKPEENLWKQDRQVLPAMRGQVRFENVTFQYHAGSENTLSEVSFEVRPGEMVALVGRSGSGKTTISKLLLGLYLPTGGKISIDGYDLTTLSMSSLRQQIGVVDQDTFLFGGTIRENISVAYPEATLEEIIPVAQLAGAHQFIQELPMGYETAIGEGGGMLSGGQRQRLAIARALLGDPKLLILDEATSNLDAESERMIQTNLNTILRDRTTILIAHRLSTVRHADLILVLDQGRLIEQGTHDELMAERGHYFYLNQQQLTLAS; encoded by the coding sequence ATGACCACAAAACCACCGATGATTCAGCAAGCCTTCTTTCCAAGTCCCAGAGTCAAGGCTCATCAGTTTTGGCGAGGCATGGCAAAGCGATATCCCTTCTTCCAGCAGCAGAGTGCAGCCGATTGTGGGGCAGCTTGTTTAGTAATGGTGGCACGCTATTGGGGCAAACGATTCAGCATCAATCGATTACGCGACATTGCGAACGTGAATCGGGAGGGTGCTTCGCTCAGAGGATTGGTGAGCGCGGCAGAAAGTATTGGGTTTGCAGCTCGACCTGTGAAAGCAAGTCTGAAAAAACTAGCAGAACAAGACTTACCCGCGATCGTGCATTGGGAAGGCAATCACTATGTTGTGGTTTACAAAGTGACGCACGATCGCGTGATTCTCTGTGACCCTGCGATCGGTCAACGGAGTCTCACTCATCAGGAATTTAAATCGGGTTGGACAGGCTACACCCTACTACTACAACCGACGGTCTTTCTGAAAGAAGTCGATGAAGACACACAGACGATCTGGCAATTCTTTGAGTTAGTCAAACCGCATCGATTTGTTTTATTTGAAGTGTTTGTGGTTTCTGTTCTAATTCAGATGATTGGATTAGTCACACCCTTACTCACTCAGCTATTGCTCGATCGCGTCATTGTTCAACGCAGTTCGGTGACGTTGACCGCCGTTGGTATCGGATTGCTAATTTTCGGATTATTTCGAGTCGCAATGACCGGACTCCGACAGTACTTGCTCGATCACACCGCTCAAAAGATTGGTCTCGCCTTAGTTATCGGCTTTATTCGACATACGTTCCAGCTACCACTTTCTTTCTTTGAATCTCGTTATGTGGGAGATATTCTCTCTCGTGTTCAAGAAAACAATAAGATTCAACGGTTTCTCACCGGGAATGCTTTATCGATCGTCTTAGATGTCATGACTGTTTTTGTGTACCTGAGCTTGATGTTTTGGTACAACTGGCGAATGGCATTACTAACCTTAACGATTCTGCCACCGATGCTCTTACTGACCTTGATCGCAACCCCATTTTTACAACGAATTTCGCGTGAGATTTTCAAGGCAGAAACCGCAGAAAGTAGCTATCTCATTCAGGCAGTCAGTGGTGTCCGAACGGTGAAATCGATGGCGATCGAACAAACGGTGCGTTGGCGTTGGGAAGACCTACTGAGTAAAGCTGTAAGGACGAGTTTTGCGGGTCAAGTTCTCGGCAATCGATTAGAAATTTTGAGTGCCACGATCGAAACATTGTTCACAACAGCTTTGTTGTGGTTTGGTGCATGGCAAGTGATTCAAAATCAACTCACGATCGGGCAATTAGTCGCGTTCAATCTGCTGGTGGGAAATGTCATCAGTCCCTTTCAGCGATTGATTACCGTATGGGATGACTTGCAAGAAGTCGTGATTGCGATCGAGCGAATCAATGATGTGCTAGAAGCAAAACCCGAAGAAAATCTCTGGAAGCAAGATCGTCAAGTGTTGCCTGCAATGCGCGGACAGGTTCGTTTTGAAAACGTCACGTTTCAGTACCATGCTGGTAGTGAAAATACGCTCTCAGAAGTCAGTTTTGAGGTGCGACCTGGGGAAATGGTGGCACTAGTGGGGCGCAGTGGTTCTGGTAAAACAACGATTTCTAAGCTACTTCTTGGACTCTATTTACCGACTGGAGGCAAGATTTCGATCGATGGTTATGATCTGACGACGCTCTCAATGTCGTCACTACGGCAGCAGATTGGAGTAGTCGATCAAGATACCTTCTTATTCGGCGGCACGATTCGAGAAAACATTAGTGTTGCCTATCCAGAAGCGACTTTAGAAGAGATTATTCCGGTAGCACAACTCGCAGGAGCACATCAATTTATTCAGGAATTGCCGATGGGCTATGAAACTGCCATTGGAGAAGGAGGCGGAATGCTTTCTGGCGGACAGCGACAACGACTGGCGATCGCGCGGGCGCTCCTGGGTGATCCAAAACTACTAATTCTGGACGAAGCAACTAGTAATCTCGATGCCGAATCTGAACGCATGATTCAAACGAATCTAAATACGATTCTGCGCGATCGTACAACAATCCTCATTGCTCACCGACTATCCACAGTGCGTCACGCCGATCTGATTCTCGTACTCGATCAGGGTCGGTTGATCGAACAAGGCACACATGACGAGTTGATGGCAGAGCGAGGACACTATTTTTACCTGAATCAGCAGCAGCTAACCCTTGCAAGTTAA
- a CDS encoding serine/threonine-protein kinase, which translates to MFQANQVLQERYQLQHPLGRSFQARQTWLATDLATDVYELVVIKLLVFTEIQQWQDLKLFEREAEILKSLDHPRIPRYRNYFLVDPQADSPFCWWGLVQDYIPGTSLKQLIEDRKRFSEEEVRRIAIDILQILHDLHELKPPVLHRDIKPSNLILGANNQVYLVDFGSVQDRATTEGATFTIVGTYGYTPLEQFGGRAVAASDLYGLGATLIHLLTGIAPINLPQRNLRIEFRDRMTDSSFVRWLEKLTEPALENRFTSAREAREALEQGIDSMIPIRDRIQTVSSKQSKKIQRISPHLVIEQTPQILKIKVRERSPNLSDSILPLAFYLFYLAWAFISFTLLPFADGAYAFTLGFILAYLISIGKILWEARDRKDSPASGNSIQFDRRCDHFMVITRSWFSIRRESGRLSAIRYLSITSSQVSTTHTSHRDWTVIIRADQNYRLNWKLTEEESIWLVNEIQTWLNAKK; encoded by the coding sequence ATGTTTCAAGCAAATCAGGTTCTGCAAGAGCGTTACCAACTTCAACACCCGTTAGGGCGATCGTTCCAAGCGAGGCAAACATGGCTTGCCACAGACTTAGCTACCGATGTCTACGAGTTGGTTGTTATCAAGCTCTTAGTATTTACTGAGATTCAGCAATGGCAAGACTTAAAGCTGTTTGAACGAGAGGCGGAAATCTTAAAGTCTCTTGACCATCCTCGAATTCCACGCTATCGCAACTATTTCTTGGTTGATCCGCAGGCTGATTCTCCATTCTGTTGGTGGGGCTTAGTGCAAGATTATATTCCCGGAACCTCGCTAAAGCAATTAATCGAAGACCGTAAGCGGTTTAGCGAAGAAGAAGTGCGGCGAATCGCGATCGACATTCTGCAAATTTTGCACGATTTGCACGAATTAAAGCCACCGGTGCTGCATCGCGATATTAAACCGAGTAATCTGATTTTGGGTGCAAACAATCAGGTTTACTTAGTTGATTTTGGGTCAGTGCAGGATCGCGCCACGACCGAAGGCGCAACGTTTACGATCGTCGGCACTTACGGTTATACTCCACTGGAACAATTTGGCGGGCGAGCGGTTGCCGCATCAGATTTGTACGGATTGGGAGCAACGTTAATTCATTTGCTGACTGGAATTGCTCCGATTAATCTACCCCAACGCAATCTGCGGATTGAGTTTCGCGATCGCATGACAGATTCTAGTTTTGTCCGGTGGCTAGAGAAGCTAACCGAACCTGCCTTGGAGAATCGGTTTACCAGTGCCCGTGAAGCCCGCGAAGCACTGGAACAAGGGATAGATTCAATGATTCCAATTCGGGACAGAATTCAGACTGTTTCCTCTAAGCAATCGAAGAAAATTCAACGCATCAGTCCTCATCTTGTCATCGAGCAAACTCCACAAATTCTCAAAATCAAGGTTCGTGAACGTTCACCCAATCTTAGTGATAGTATTCTTCCGCTTGCGTTCTACCTCTTCTACCTCGCTTGGGCTTTTATCAGCTTTACGTTGTTGCCATTCGCTGACGGAGCTTACGCATTCACCCTTGGGTTCATCCTGGCTTACCTGATCTCGATCGGTAAAATTCTGTGGGAAGCCAGAGACAGAAAAGATTCTCCTGCAAGTGGAAATTCGATTCAATTTGATAGGAGATGCGATCACTTTATGGTGATCACTCGATCGTGGTTTTCTATAAGACGAGAATCAGGCAGGCTCTCAGCCATTCGATATCTTTCGATTACTTCATCTCAAGTGTCTACCACCCATACATCGCACCGGGACTGGACAGTTATCATTCGAGCCGACCAGAATTATAGATTGAATTGGAAACTCACTGAAGAAGAGTCTATCTGGCTGGTGAATGAGATTCAGACCTGGCTGAATGCGAAAAAATAG
- a CDS encoding AAA-like domain-containing protein — protein sequence MTQSRKSRGVRATREGIEILEQRRISKGWSPKALANRAGVSLDTVERLRDRVEKVERESVRKIVCPLNLQPTDIIDPDEWDGKLSIEAELAQQLRIALVGRNVFISEEKLRQRADWFKHFTKALEQCDCYVLLLSQAAISEVVTKEIYFALELYDSQNSPAILWVQVGLDVVLNPDVYDSLADFPWWRWTSTEDTSAIVEAIQNLLPHSAEKNLLTQKNISPTAPIALREYPTGQVPLSSDFYIERPPIESNCYQEILHLGALIRIKAPRQMGKTSLMARVLHQAREHDCHTVCLSFQLTSSSVLSNLEKLMQWVCGSVGQKLGLPNQLAEYWDDIFDGNYNSTTYFENYILAETTRPLVIGLDEVDRVFAYPDVANDFLGLLRAWYEKARYGDQGSWEKLRFVIVHSTDVYIPMNSNQSPFNVGLSIELPEFTQTQVQNLAQRYQLNWTDSQVEQLMNLVGGHPFLVRMALYQVAHENITLDQILSQATTESGCYGDHLRHQLWNLEKYPELATAFHQVVNTNAPVSLKSVLAFKLYSMGLVRLEGNHVVTPRCELYLRYFRDR from the coding sequence ATGACCCAAAGTCGTAAAAGTCGCGGCGTTCGAGCCACAAGGGAAGGCATCGAGATTCTGGAACAGAGGCGGATCAGCAAAGGCTGGTCTCCCAAGGCACTTGCGAACCGAGCAGGCGTTTCTCTAGATACAGTGGAGCGACTGCGCGATCGTGTAGAGAAGGTGGAACGAGAGTCAGTGCGAAAGATCGTCTGTCCCTTAAATCTGCAACCCACAGACATTATCGATCCGGATGAGTGGGATGGCAAACTTTCGATAGAAGCCGAATTAGCGCAACAGTTACGCATCGCATTGGTGGGACGAAATGTATTCATCTCTGAAGAAAAACTGCGACAGCGTGCAGACTGGTTTAAGCACTTTACTAAAGCATTAGAACAATGTGATTGTTATGTACTTCTGTTATCTCAAGCGGCGATCAGTGAGGTGGTCACAAAAGAAATTTACTTCGCTCTGGAGTTATACGATTCTCAAAATAGTCCCGCAATTCTTTGGGTTCAGGTTGGGTTAGATGTTGTGCTGAATCCCGATGTATACGACTCCTTAGCCGACTTCCCGTGGTGGAGATGGACATCAACAGAGGATACTTCTGCGATCGTTGAAGCCATTCAAAATCTATTGCCCCACTCGGCGGAGAAGAATTTGCTAACCCAAAAAAATATTTCTCCTACTGCCCCAATCGCATTACGAGAATACCCGACAGGTCAGGTGCCGCTTAGCTCTGATTTTTATATCGAACGTCCCCCGATCGAATCGAATTGTTATCAGGAAATTCTTCATCTAGGAGCGCTCATCAGAATTAAAGCGCCGAGGCAGATGGGTAAGACCTCATTGATGGCAAGGGTTCTCCATCAGGCGAGAGAGCATGACTGTCATACGGTTTGTTTAAGCTTTCAGTTAACCTCTAGTAGCGTTTTAAGTAATTTAGAGAAACTCATGCAATGGGTTTGCGGTTCTGTCGGTCAAAAGCTGGGTTTACCCAATCAGTTAGCCGAGTACTGGGACGACATTTTTGATGGCAACTATAACAGCACTACTTATTTCGAGAACTACATATTGGCAGAAACAACACGTCCCTTAGTCATTGGCTTAGATGAAGTCGATCGTGTATTTGCTTACCCAGACGTTGCGAATGATTTTCTTGGACTGTTGAGAGCTTGGTATGAAAAAGCAAGGTATGGCGATCAAGGCAGTTGGGAAAAGCTTCGGTTCGTTATCGTTCACTCTACAGATGTTTACATCCCGATGAATTCAAACCAATCGCCATTTAACGTAGGTCTTTCGATCGAGTTACCAGAGTTTACGCAAACGCAAGTTCAGAATTTAGCTCAGCGATACCAATTAAACTGGACAGATTCCCAGGTTGAGCAACTCATGAATTTAGTTGGGGGACATCCTTTCTTGGTGCGAATGGCGCTGTATCAGGTTGCTCACGAGAACATCACGCTGGACCAGATATTGAGCCAAGCGACAACTGAATCAGGATGTTATGGTGATCATCTCCGCCATCAGCTATGGAACTTAGAAAAGTATCCAGAGTTAGCAACAGCGTTTCATCAAGTTGTAAACACAAACGCTCCTGTTTCGTTGAAATCAGTCCTAGCATTTAAGCTTTACAGCATGGGGCTTGTGAGATTAGAAGGCAATCATGTTGTTACGCCTCGCTGTGAGCTGTATCTTCGGTATTTTCGCGATCGCTAA